One Homo sapiens chromosome 3, GRCh38.p14 Primary Assembly genomic window carries:
- the CCR1 gene encoding C-C chemokine receptor type 1: METPNTTEDYDTTTEFDYGDATPCQKVNERAFGAQLLPPLYSLVFVIGLVGNILVVLVLVQYKRLKNMTSIYLLNLAISDLLFLFTLPFWIDYKLKDDWVFGDAMCKILSGFYYTGLYSEIFFIILLTIDRYLAIVHAVFALRARTVTFGVITSIIIWALAILASMPGLYFSKTQWEFTHHTCSLHFPHESLREWKLFQALKLNLFGLVLPLLVMIICYTGIIKILLRRPNEKKSKAVRLIFVIMIIFFLFWTPYNLTILISVFQDFLFTHECEQSRHLDLAVQVTEVIAYTHCCVNPVIYAFVGERFRKYLRQLFHRRVAVHLVKWLPFLSVDRLERVSSTSPSTGEHELSAGF; encoded by the coding sequence ATGGAAACTCCAAACACCACAGAGGACTATGACACGACCACAGAGTTTGACTATGGGGATGCAACTCCGTGCCAGAAGGTGAACGAGAGGGCCTTTGGGGCCCAACTGCTGCCCCCTCTGTACTCCTTGGTATTTGTCATTGGCCTGGTTGGAAACATCCTGGTGGTCCTGGTCCTTGTGCAATACAAGAGGCTAAAAAACATGACCAGCATCTACCTCCTGAACCTGGCCATTTCTGACCTGCTCTTCCTGTTCACGCTTCCCTTCTGGATCGACTACAAGTTGAAGGATGACTGGGTTTTTGGTGATGCCATGTGTAAGATCCTCTCTGGGTTTTATTACACAGGCTTGTACAGCGAGATCTTTTTCATCATCCTGCTGACGATTGACAGGTACCTGGCCATCGTCCACGCCGTGTTTGCCTTGCGGGCACGGACCGTCACTTTTGGTGTCATCACCAGCATCATCATTTGGGCCCTGGCCATCTTGGCTTCCATGCCAGGCTTATACTTTTCCAAGACCCAATGGGAATTCACTCACCACACCTGCAGCCTTCACTTTCCTCACGAAAGCCTACGAGAGTGGAAGCTGTTTCAGGCTCTGAAACTGAACCTCTTTGGGCTGGTATTGCCTTTGTTGGTCATGATCATCTGCTACACAGGGATTATAAAGATTCTGCTAAGACGACCAAATGAGAAGAAATCCAAAGCTGTCCGTTTGATTTTTGTCATCATgatcatcttttttctcttttggaccCCCTACAATTTGACTAtacttatttctgttttccaagaCTTCCTGTTCACCCATGAGTGTGAGCAGAGCAGACATTTGGACCTGGCTGTGCAAGTGACGGAGGTGATCGCCTACACGCACTGCTGTGTCAACCCAGTGATCTACGCCTTCGTTGGTGAGAGGTTCCGGAAGTACCTGCGGCAGTTGTTCCACAGGCGTGTGGCTGTGCACCTGGTTAAATGGCTCCCCTTCCTCTCCGTGGACAGGCTGGAGAGGGTCAGCTCCACATCTCCCTCCACAGGGGAGCATGAACTCTCTGCTGGGTTCTGA